A DNA window from Polynucleobacter sp. AP-Titi-500A-B4 contains the following coding sequences:
- a CDS encoding glycosyltransferase family 4 protein, translating to MKILFIHQNFPSQFKHLAPALAAIPGSEVRALTMRDLGVSDWQGVQVTRYGTDKKNTVGIHPWILDWETKIIRGEACYLAAVQLKEAGFEPDIIISNPGWGESLFIKQVWPNAKLGIYGEFYYHAQGADVGFDPEFADVDLTTEPKIRLKNLNNQMHFEIADAGISPTEWQASTFPDPFRSKITVIHDGIDTETIKPNPNVQITLNQQLTLTKNDEVITFVNRNLEPYRGCHTFFRALPKILKERPNAQILIVGGNGVSYGQAPKGGGSWRDIFVSEVRTKISDADWKRVHFLGSLPYDQFIGVLQLSTVHIYLTYPFVLSWSLMEAMSAGCAIVASNTQPLHELIQHDQNGRLVDFFRSEDLANEVIALLNDPDARKRLGLAARKTILEKYDLKNVCLPQQIEWVKQLTRL from the coding sequence ATGAAGATTCTCTTTATCCACCAAAACTTTCCAAGCCAGTTTAAGCACTTGGCCCCTGCGCTTGCCGCGATTCCTGGCAGCGAGGTGCGTGCTCTGACGATGCGTGACTTAGGTGTGAGTGACTGGCAGGGCGTTCAGGTCACTCGGTATGGAACTGATAAGAAAAATACTGTAGGTATTCATCCTTGGATATTGGATTGGGAAACCAAGATTATTCGTGGCGAAGCGTGTTATCTCGCTGCCGTCCAGTTGAAAGAGGCTGGCTTTGAACCGGATATCATTATATCTAATCCGGGCTGGGGGGAATCCCTCTTTATTAAACAGGTTTGGCCAAATGCGAAGCTAGGTATCTATGGTGAGTTTTACTATCACGCGCAAGGTGCAGATGTAGGTTTTGATCCTGAGTTTGCAGATGTTGATTTAACTACTGAACCCAAGATTCGTCTAAAGAATCTGAACAATCAGATGCATTTTGAAATCGCTGATGCAGGGATTTCTCCAACGGAGTGGCAAGCCAGTACCTTTCCAGATCCTTTTCGCTCAAAGATTACCGTTATTCATGATGGTATCGATACTGAAACGATTAAGCCAAATCCCAATGTCCAAATAACTTTAAATCAGCAATTAACACTTACCAAAAATGATGAAGTCATCACCTTTGTCAATCGCAACTTAGAGCCTTATCGCGGCTGCCACACCTTCTTCCGAGCTTTGCCAAAGATTCTAAAAGAGCGACCTAATGCTCAAATATTGATTGTGGGTGGGAATGGCGTGAGCTATGGTCAGGCACCTAAGGGCGGAGGAAGTTGGCGAGATATTTTTGTATCAGAAGTGCGAACGAAAATATCTGATGCAGATTGGAAGAGGGTGCATTTCTTGGGCTCACTGCCGTATGATCAGTTCATTGGCGTATTGCAACTCTCTACGGTTCATATTTACTTAACTTATCCATTTGTTTTGAGTTGGAGTTTGATGGAGGCGATGAGCGCTGGATGCGCCATTGTCGCTAGCAATACACAACCACTTCATGAATTGATCCAGCATGACCAAAATGGCAGGCTCGTTGATTTCTTTAGGAGCGAAGATTTAGCTAATGAAGTGATTGCATTGCTAAATGATCCGGATGCTCGAAAGCGTCTTGGCCTCGCAGCCAGAAAAACTATCCTAGAGAAATATGATTTGAAGAATGTATGCTTGCCTCAACAGATAGAGTGGGTAAAGCAATTGACGCGGCTTTGA
- a CDS encoding EAL domain-containing protein gives MHRFFKIYTKSGVIAACAFGLAHALISTFILKYFSGVVGESVIWVPAGIGLGALLVLGWQYWPFILLGAIFGESGGGHTITMAFLLASGALIGYLIVFALLKRFFKFDKEIQSLAQYSHLLISSFIGALVSTTINVQFLVWANLLSPDMVKGIYQQWFIGDFFGFAFFTPIILVLSGRWIQDWSKEKITQFVFFILIAVLLGQAVFFGWLKEYIDLTGRGFGAFFIIAFFGYRFGRQGAMVYFCILLVQSILGVFDGSAFFDRQLMTHHAPMVIWAYLGVACFIGLSVGLVVQSFQQKSQNLWEATKVILQSEERFREIVGNTPVLMATYNLSTQITDYVNPYFTKALGYTTEDLLEPNAWWPLAYPDLEYRKKIQEEWGRRADEVKSSGDPFVPIETETRCKDGSVRLISWGSFFASDRMVIYGIDITEQKRSEDILKVSSAVYRAMGEAVVICDAKNNILLANDAFRELTGYSENDLLGYGFSDFLVKRHGARSYSDIFTSLDATGRWEGQAWIKVRDGVEELRFLSIYSTFDKDGIPLQRVALVSDVTDQRKARELINQQANFDPLTGLPNRRLMLDRLGQLIKQSTRSQTSLAVIYIDLDNFKDVNDSRGHDFGDELLKVVAQRLRSEVRDTDTVARIGGDEFVILLGQLDRPEKADIIIREILKNLSEPVPINGEMIYVTASFGISMFPNDGDDGKALLLGADQAMYAAKSNGRNGFQYFTSSLQVKANYRASVISELRTAMDNKQFRLEYQPIYDLKTGVITHAEALLRWHRASGEVVMPSSFIEIAEESGLIVEIGNWVMKEVLMYLKSLGLDKAPSIAVNVSAAQFHSTDHSVVQWLDWMKEFGISPNKIVLEITERMMLIQSQRVLRKISMLQEAGCQFSVDDFGTGYSSLASLKNFNFDFLKIDSHFVKTLAPDSLDASLVSAMVAMAKGLNLGSIAEGVETEQQAQMLREMGCSFAQGYLYSRPLSPEAFKNILI, from the coding sequence ATGCATCGTTTTTTTAAAATCTATACCAAATCCGGCGTTATTGCAGCTTGCGCATTTGGTCTCGCTCATGCATTGATTTCAACATTCATTCTGAAGTACTTTTCTGGTGTTGTTGGTGAGAGTGTAATTTGGGTTCCTGCTGGAATTGGTCTGGGAGCGCTTCTAGTGCTTGGTTGGCAATATTGGCCATTTATATTGTTGGGTGCAATTTTTGGTGAAAGTGGTGGCGGCCACACTATTACTATGGCATTCCTCTTGGCGAGTGGTGCCCTCATAGGTTATTTAATCGTTTTCGCGCTGTTAAAAAGATTTTTCAAGTTCGATAAAGAAATTCAATCCTTAGCGCAATATAGCCATTTATTAATTTCTAGCTTTATTGGTGCGCTAGTTAGCACCACCATCAATGTGCAATTTTTGGTTTGGGCTAATTTACTCTCGCCAGACATGGTAAAGGGTATTTATCAACAATGGTTTATTGGCGACTTCTTTGGGTTTGCATTTTTTACACCCATCATCCTTGTACTTTCTGGCCGATGGATTCAGGATTGGTCTAAGGAAAAAATAACCCAGTTTGTTTTTTTTATTCTTATTGCTGTTTTGCTTGGGCAGGCGGTATTTTTTGGTTGGCTAAAAGAATATATTGATTTAACAGGAAGAGGTTTCGGAGCCTTTTTCATCATTGCATTTTTTGGTTATCGATTTGGTCGCCAAGGTGCAATGGTGTATTTTTGTATCCTTCTTGTGCAATCTATCCTTGGTGTATTTGATGGGTCGGCATTCTTTGATCGTCAATTGATGACCCATCATGCCCCAATGGTGATTTGGGCATATTTAGGGGTTGCCTGTTTTATTGGTTTATCGGTTGGATTAGTAGTGCAAAGTTTTCAACAGAAAAGCCAAAATTTATGGGAAGCAACTAAGGTTATCCTTCAGTCAGAGGAGCGCTTTCGCGAGATTGTTGGTAATACACCCGTGTTGATGGCCACCTATAACCTCAGCACTCAAATTACGGATTACGTCAATCCATATTTTACAAAGGCACTTGGGTATACGACCGAAGACCTACTTGAACCTAATGCGTGGTGGCCGCTAGCATATCCAGATCTTGAATATCGGAAGAAGATACAAGAAGAGTGGGGTCGTCGCGCTGATGAAGTCAAGAGCTCAGGTGATCCATTTGTCCCAATTGAAACCGAAACGCGTTGTAAAGATGGTTCCGTTAGATTGATTTCCTGGGGTAGCTTCTTTGCCTCAGACCGCATGGTGATTTACGGTATTGATATTACTGAGCAAAAGCGCTCTGAAGATATTCTTAAGGTGTCCTCTGCTGTATATCGTGCCATGGGTGAAGCAGTTGTTATTTGCGATGCGAAAAATAATATTCTCTTGGCTAATGACGCCTTTAGAGAGTTAACAGGCTATTCTGAAAATGATCTACTAGGTTATGGATTCTCAGACTTCTTAGTAAAGCGCCATGGCGCTCGCTCTTATTCCGACATTTTTACTTCCCTTGATGCTACAGGGCGCTGGGAAGGTCAAGCCTGGATCAAGGTGAGGGATGGCGTCGAAGAACTGCGTTTCTTGTCCATTTACTCTACCTTCGATAAAGATGGAATTCCTTTACAGCGGGTTGCCCTGGTATCAGACGTCACGGATCAACGCAAGGCGCGAGAACTGATTAATCAGCAAGCCAACTTTGATCCACTTACCGGTTTGCCTAACCGTCGTCTGATGCTCGATCGTCTCGGGCAATTGATCAAACAATCAACCCGCTCACAAACCAGTTTGGCAGTCATTTATATTGACTTGGATAACTTTAAGGACGTGAACGATAGTCGTGGCCATGACTTTGGCGACGAGTTATTAAAAGTTGTAGCGCAACGTTTACGTTCTGAGGTCCGTGATACTGATACGGTAGCCCGAATTGGTGGCGATGAATTTGTAATCTTATTGGGTCAGCTCGACAGGCCAGAAAAAGCGGATATCATCATTCGCGAAATTCTTAAAAACTTGAGTGAGCCTGTACCAATCAATGGCGAGATGATTTATGTCACTGCCAGTTTCGGTATCTCGATGTTCCCCAATGACGGAGATGATGGTAAAGCGCTTCTCTTGGGTGCTGACCAAGCCATGTATGCAGCAAAGTCTAATGGTAGAAATGGCTTCCAGTATTTCACGAGCTCTTTGCAAGTTAAGGCTAATTACCGTGCTAGCGTGATCTCAGAACTCCGTACTGCGATGGATAACAAACAGTTCCGCTTAGAGTATCAGCCTATCTATGATTTAAAAACAGGTGTGATTACCCATGCTGAAGCCCTATTAAGATGGCATCGCGCTAGTGGCGAGGTAGTGATGCCATCCTCATTTATTGAGATCGCCGAAGAGTCTGGCCTCATTGTAGAAATTGGCAACTGGGTCATGAAAGAAGTATTAATGTATCTGAAGTCGCTTGGTCTAGATAAAGCGCCATCAATTGCGGTGAACGTTTCTGCTGCGCAGTTTCATTCAACCGATCACTCTGTGGTTCAATGGCTTGATTGGATGAAAGAATTTGGTATTTCTCCTAATAAGATTGTTCTTGAAATTACTGAGCGGATGATGTTGATTCAGTCTCAAAGGGTATTGCGCAAAATATCGATGCTACAAGAAGCAGGTTGTCAATTTAGCGTCGACGATTTTGGAACAGGCTACTCATCACTTGCATCCTTGAAAAACTTTAACTTTGATTTCTTAAAGATTGATTCTCATTTTGTTAAAACCCTGGCGCCAGATAGTCTTGATGCATCGTTGGTATCTGCGATGGTTGCCATGGCAAAAGGCTTGAATCTAGGTTCCATTGCCGAAGGGGTGGAGACAGAGCAGCAGGCTCAAATGCTCAGAGAGATGGGATGTTCTTTTGCGCAAGGCTATCTATACAGCAGGCCTTTAAGCCCAGAAGCCTTTAAAAATATCCTGATCTAG